In Notolabrus celidotus isolate fNotCel1 chromosome 22, fNotCel1.pri, whole genome shotgun sequence, one genomic interval encodes:
- the usp40 gene encoding ubiquitin carboxyl-terminal hydrolase 40 isoform X2, with the protein MFGNLFEEEEEEDFSANPSRGRVTKVGDEPPPPRGRSNLCGIKNQGGTCYLNSLLQTLLFTPEFREELFSLGSEELGCLEDKEKPEAKVRVIPLELQRLFASLLLVDQQSASTANLTDSFGWNSSEGTNQHDVQELNRILFSALEHSLVGTSGSTLIHRLYHGTIVNSIDCKECGNVSQRQEDFLDLTVCVCGVSSLEEALWNMFVEEELFEGNNLYRCAGCDRLVTAAKSAKLKKLPPFMTMSLLRFSFDFTKCERYKETGRYGFPLTINLRPFCEQGDGDDSDFTYELFSVIIHKGGCYGGHYHAYIRDIDQLGQWEPSEDECKPKTQKKAKEKVKEACEPKLQEDDPLSVLTAIIAQEPSKSVLLDQLGQKLMDKIGSSWSKKFRKHYGPIGKFLQSHNDVFMLVSGGTRVALKANPPSPVTEPCSPAEQIVNSDPSLASDSEQPGLDERPEPELEGSHWFDLNDSSVTSIRESDIEKQFQGKESAYMLFYRKTQLHRPCEALNNPQYKVPLHLIQMAQEENRKLQQAREEFDATNNTIELRLHLAHSYRLENGALQPIKQEQNGSTTLSFDRRKTVGDLRLTIYQMQELWEGDMALTVAKSLPAGLHLYNTITDDSVSLYSAGITSNSDLFVWNGREVCGATILTGAEWEPVLLTVVRPFLGEDGDLQVEDGVECEEPTGGFENGGPGLKREARGFAGAVTLGEVKEALGEPKESVLCQEHKGTKKGEQGSGEGGGASGWRVFPPDDMQRTLKELSLKDGDALLVLEPQSFDCSMFTLNGDVVTVTTPSDCRWLQVEFRPLEGDGDGDGEKEEERRKIKVPATGNMLLSEVKQRAIEELQLQPGAEYCLRQVDCTGKLLSPVCEEVSVRDAGVRLMTTLTLCPGKAPKASQLFLHFSVGAAPSAGMEMDIIVENTCTVKECLKAMLDAVGLDGTFWHLRRLDWCEEVGEPLMDEEASLSEVKLSNGDTLVVTEGQLPPKGFLKLNVWLYLDPRNNSADSKLTNNGHAEEEMLEVATPGDSHSSLLKSVGEVEISDEATLEDLKTQVLTLSALQDVCIPTTGFMRVWQLDGQRLARILRGQQQTLRKLKLSSGADLCIQQLLKEEDLGSKEVLLNIKMGVPGERCYYPPEELVWDASRDSSPRCLRTCLAAHYGLSPDSLLLAKYQPDKHTWEEISNWSQQVSKKKKKKKAESLLGAPFHLKDGDTVGIKNLLVDNNRDFVTLEDEQGQQMLREQAEEHRKGGEAAGSDSAGSQKKCGSTKSRKPEVALSINVGVFR; encoded by the exons GGAACAAACCAGCATGATGTGCAGGAGTTGAACAGGATTCTGTTCAGTGCATTGGAGCACTCTCTTGTGGGCACCTCTGGAAGTACACTTATCCACCGTCTGTACCATGGGACGATCGTCAACAGCATTGACTGCAAAGAGTGTGGCAACGTCAGCCAGAGACAg GAGGATTTCTTGGACCTgacggtgtgtgtttgtggcgtGTCCAGCCTGGAGGAGGCTTTATGGAACATGTTTGTGGAGGAGGAGCTGTTTGAGGGCAATAACCTGTACCGCTGTGCAGGTTGCGACAGGCTGGTCACTGCTGCTAAG TCTGCCAAGCTGAAGAAACTCCCTCCGTTCATGACCATGTCTCTGCTGAGATTCAGCTTTGACTTCACCAAATGTGAGCGGTACAAGGAGACGGGGCGCTACGGTTTCCCTCTGACCATCAACCTACGGCCATTTTGTGAACAG GGTGATGGGGATGACTCTGATTTCACCTATGAGCTGTTCTCTGTTATTATCCACAAAGGTGGCTGTTATGGAGGCCACTACCATGCTTACATCAGGGACATTGACCAGCTTGGCCAATGGGAGCCGTCG GAGGACGAATGCAAACCCAAGACTCAGAAGAAAGCCAAGGAGAAGGTGAAGGAAGCGTGTGAGCCAAAACTACAAGAGGATGACCCTTTATCTGTCCTCACTGCTATTATTGCACAG GAGCCATCCAAGAGTGTCCTGTTGGACCAGCTGGGACAGAAACTCATGGATAAGATCGGTTCATCCTGGAGCAagaaattcagaaaacactatggtcCCATAGGAAAG TTCCTTCAGTCCCACAATGATGTTTTCATGTTGGTGTCTGGCGGTACTCGAGTGGCACTAAAAGCAAACCCACCAAGTCCTGTGACTGAGCCCTGCAGCCCAGCAGAGCAGATCGTGAACTCTGACCCTTCACTGGCCTCAGACTCTGAGCAGCCAGGACTAGACGAGAGGCCCGAGCCTGAACTAGAG GGTAGCCACTGGTTTGACCTCAACGACTCCTCGGTCACCTCCATCAGGGAGTCTGACATAGAGAAGCAGTTCCAGGGCAAAGAGAGCGCGTACATGCTGTTCTACAGaaaaacacagctgcacaggcCCTGTGAAG CTCTGAATAACCCTCAATACAAAGTTCCTCTTCACCTCATCCAAATGGCTCAGgaggaaaacagaaaactgCAGCAGGCACG TGAGGAGTTTGACGCCACCAATAACACAATAGAACTCCGTCTCCACTTAGCACACAGTTACAGACTTGAAAATGGAGCCCTGCAACCAATCAAACAAGAGCAGAATGGAAGCACAACTCTGAGTTTCGATCGAAGAAAAACTGTGGGAGATCTTCGGTTGACTATTTATCAG atgCAGGAACTCTGGGAAGGGgatatggctctgactgtggcCAAGAGTCTCCCTGCTGGTCTGCACCTCTACAACACTATTACAG ATGACAGTGTCTCCTTGTACAGTGCAGGCATTACTTCAAACTCTGATCTGTTTGTGTGGAACGGCAGAGAG GTGTGTGGTGCGACTATCCTAACGGGAGCAGAGTGGGAGCCAGTCCTGCTAACTGTAGTCCGTCCCTTTTTGGGGGAAGACGGGGATCTACAGGTAGAGGACGGGGTCGAGTGTGAGGAGCCAACAGGAGGCTTTGAAAACGGAGGGCCAGGACTGAAAAGGGAGGCGAGAGGGTTTGCAGGTGCTGTGACTCTCGGGGAGGTGAAAGAGGCTCTTGGGGAGCCAAAGGAGAGTGTTCTGTGTCAGGAGCATAAGGGAACCAAGAAAGGAGAACAGGGgtcaggagagggaggaggggcaAGTGGTTGGAGGGTGTTCCCCCCTGATGACATGCAACGAACACTGAAGGAGCTATCGCTGAAGGATGGAGACGCGCTGTTGGTGCTGGAGCCACAGTCCTTTGACTGCAG CATGTTCACTCTGAACGGAGACGTCGTCACTGTGACTACACCGTCTGACTGCCGCTGGCTCCAGGTAGAGTTTCGACCACTTgaaggagatggagatggagatggagagaaagaggaggagaggcggAAGATCAAGGTTCCTGCTACAGGAAACATG CTGCTATCAGAGGTGAAACAGAGGGCCATAGAAGAGCTTCAGCTACAGCCAG GTGCAGAGTACTGTCTGAGACAGGTGGACTGCACAGGGAAACTCCTCTCTCCAG TGTGTGAGGAAGTGAGTGTTCGGGATGCAGGGGTGCGACTCATGACCACGCTGACTCTGTGTCCGGGAAAAGCCCCCAAGGCATCACAG CTTTTCTTGCACTTCTCTGTGGGtgcagcgccctctgctggcatGGAGATGGACATAATTGTAGAGAATACCTGTACTGTCAAAGAG TGTCTGAAGGCAATGCTGGATGCTGTTGGACTTGATG gtacTTTTTGGCACTTGAGGAGGCTGGATTGGTGTGAGGAGGTTGGCGAGCCACTTATGGATGAG GAGGCTTCTCTGTCAGAAGTGAAGCTCAGCAATGGAGACACATTAGTCGTCACAGAAGGACAGCTGCCTCCGAAG gGCTTTCTCAAGCTGAATGTGTGGCTGTACCTGGATCCCAGAAACAACTCGGCAGATTCTAAACTCACCAACAATGGCCACGCTGAGGAAGAAATGCTGGAAGTTGCAACTCCAGGTGATTCACACTCATCTCTTCTGAAGAGTGTTGGAGAGGTTGAGATATCAGATGAGGCCACTCTTGAGGATCTGAAGACTCAG gTGTTGACTCTGTCTGCACTTCAGGATGTGTGTATACCAACCACTGGGTTCATGCGTGTGTGGCAGCTTGATGGACAGAGGCTGGCACGTATCCTCAGAGGGCAACAACAAACACTCAG GAAATTGAAGCTATCCAGTGGCGCAGACCTTTGTATACAACAGCTTCTAAAGGAAGAAGATCTTGG CTCTAAAGAAGTCTTGTTGAACATTAAAATGGGAGTACCAGGGGAGAGGTGTTACTACCCTCCAGAGGAGCTAGTTTGGGATGCATCCCGGGATTCTTCACCGCGCTGTCTACGCACATGTTTGGCTGCACACTACGGCCTCTCCCCCGACTCTCTGCTGCTGGCTAAATACCAGCCAGACAAACACACCTGGGAAGAAATCTCCAACTgg AGCCAGCAggtttcaaagaagaagaagaagaagaaggctgaATCATTACTTGGGGCCCCATTTCATCTCAAAGATGGCGACACAGTCGGCATTAAG AATCTACTGGTTGACAATAACAGAGACTTTGTCACCCTGGAGGACGAGCAGGGCCAGCAGATGCTCAGAGAGCAGGCAGAGGAACACAGGAAAGG aggagaggctgcaggCTCTGACAGTGCTGGATCACAGAAGAAGTGTGGGTCGACCAAATCCAGGAAACCAGAGGTGGCACTGTCAATCAATGTTGGGGTCTTCAGATAG
- the usp40 gene encoding ubiquitin carboxyl-terminal hydrolase 40 isoform X1 → MFGNLFEEEEEEDFSANPSRGRVTKVGDEPPPPRGRSNLCGIKNQGGTCYLNSLLQTLLFTPEFREELFSLGSEELGCLEDKEKPEAKVRVIPLELQRLFASLLLVDQQSASTANLTDSFGWNSSEGTNQHDVQELNRILFSALEHSLVGTSGSTLIHRLYHGTIVNSIDCKECGNVSQRQEDFLDLTVCVCGVSSLEEALWNMFVEEELFEGNNLYRCAGCDRLVTAAKSAKLKKLPPFMTMSLLRFSFDFTKCERYKETGRYGFPLTINLRPFCEQGDGDDSDFTYELFSVIIHKGGCYGGHYHAYIRDIDQLGQWEPSEDECKPKTQKKAKEKVKEACEPKLQEDDPLSVLTAIIAQEPSKSVLLDQLGQKLMDKIGSSWSKKFRKHYGPIGKFLQSHNDVFMLVSGGTRVALKANPPSPVTEPCSPAEQIVNSDPSLASDSEQPGLDERPEPELEQGSHWFDLNDSSVTSIRESDIEKQFQGKESAYMLFYRKTQLHRPCEALNNPQYKVPLHLIQMAQEENRKLQQAREEFDATNNTIELRLHLAHSYRLENGALQPIKQEQNGSTTLSFDRRKTVGDLRLTIYQMQELWEGDMALTVAKSLPAGLHLYNTITDDSVSLYSAGITSNSDLFVWNGREVCGATILTGAEWEPVLLTVVRPFLGEDGDLQVEDGVECEEPTGGFENGGPGLKREARGFAGAVTLGEVKEALGEPKESVLCQEHKGTKKGEQGSGEGGGASGWRVFPPDDMQRTLKELSLKDGDALLVLEPQSFDCSMFTLNGDVVTVTTPSDCRWLQVEFRPLEGDGDGDGEKEEERRKIKVPATGNMLLSEVKQRAIEELQLQPGAEYCLRQVDCTGKLLSPVCEEVSVRDAGVRLMTTLTLCPGKAPKASQLFLHFSVGAAPSAGMEMDIIVENTCTVKECLKAMLDAVGLDGTFWHLRRLDWCEEVGEPLMDEEASLSEVKLSNGDTLVVTEGQLPPKGFLKLNVWLYLDPRNNSADSKLTNNGHAEEEMLEVATPGDSHSSLLKSVGEVEISDEATLEDLKTQVLTLSALQDVCIPTTGFMRVWQLDGQRLARILRGQQQTLRKLKLSSGADLCIQQLLKEEDLGSKEVLLNIKMGVPGERCYYPPEELVWDASRDSSPRCLRTCLAAHYGLSPDSLLLAKYQPDKHTWEEISNWSQQVSKKKKKKKAESLLGAPFHLKDGDTVGIKNLLVDNNRDFVTLEDEQGQQMLREQAEEHRKGGEAAGSDSAGSQKKCGSTKSRKPEVALSINVGVFR, encoded by the exons GGAACAAACCAGCATGATGTGCAGGAGTTGAACAGGATTCTGTTCAGTGCATTGGAGCACTCTCTTGTGGGCACCTCTGGAAGTACACTTATCCACCGTCTGTACCATGGGACGATCGTCAACAGCATTGACTGCAAAGAGTGTGGCAACGTCAGCCAGAGACAg GAGGATTTCTTGGACCTgacggtgtgtgtttgtggcgtGTCCAGCCTGGAGGAGGCTTTATGGAACATGTTTGTGGAGGAGGAGCTGTTTGAGGGCAATAACCTGTACCGCTGTGCAGGTTGCGACAGGCTGGTCACTGCTGCTAAG TCTGCCAAGCTGAAGAAACTCCCTCCGTTCATGACCATGTCTCTGCTGAGATTCAGCTTTGACTTCACCAAATGTGAGCGGTACAAGGAGACGGGGCGCTACGGTTTCCCTCTGACCATCAACCTACGGCCATTTTGTGAACAG GGTGATGGGGATGACTCTGATTTCACCTATGAGCTGTTCTCTGTTATTATCCACAAAGGTGGCTGTTATGGAGGCCACTACCATGCTTACATCAGGGACATTGACCAGCTTGGCCAATGGGAGCCGTCG GAGGACGAATGCAAACCCAAGACTCAGAAGAAAGCCAAGGAGAAGGTGAAGGAAGCGTGTGAGCCAAAACTACAAGAGGATGACCCTTTATCTGTCCTCACTGCTATTATTGCACAG GAGCCATCCAAGAGTGTCCTGTTGGACCAGCTGGGACAGAAACTCATGGATAAGATCGGTTCATCCTGGAGCAagaaattcagaaaacactatggtcCCATAGGAAAG TTCCTTCAGTCCCACAATGATGTTTTCATGTTGGTGTCTGGCGGTACTCGAGTGGCACTAAAAGCAAACCCACCAAGTCCTGTGACTGAGCCCTGCAGCCCAGCAGAGCAGATCGTGAACTCTGACCCTTCACTGGCCTCAGACTCTGAGCAGCCAGGACTAGACGAGAGGCCCGAGCCTGAACTAGAG CAGGGTAGCCACTGGTTTGACCTCAACGACTCCTCGGTCACCTCCATCAGGGAGTCTGACATAGAGAAGCAGTTCCAGGGCAAAGAGAGCGCGTACATGCTGTTCTACAGaaaaacacagctgcacaggcCCTGTGAAG CTCTGAATAACCCTCAATACAAAGTTCCTCTTCACCTCATCCAAATGGCTCAGgaggaaaacagaaaactgCAGCAGGCACG TGAGGAGTTTGACGCCACCAATAACACAATAGAACTCCGTCTCCACTTAGCACACAGTTACAGACTTGAAAATGGAGCCCTGCAACCAATCAAACAAGAGCAGAATGGAAGCACAACTCTGAGTTTCGATCGAAGAAAAACTGTGGGAGATCTTCGGTTGACTATTTATCAG atgCAGGAACTCTGGGAAGGGgatatggctctgactgtggcCAAGAGTCTCCCTGCTGGTCTGCACCTCTACAACACTATTACAG ATGACAGTGTCTCCTTGTACAGTGCAGGCATTACTTCAAACTCTGATCTGTTTGTGTGGAACGGCAGAGAG GTGTGTGGTGCGACTATCCTAACGGGAGCAGAGTGGGAGCCAGTCCTGCTAACTGTAGTCCGTCCCTTTTTGGGGGAAGACGGGGATCTACAGGTAGAGGACGGGGTCGAGTGTGAGGAGCCAACAGGAGGCTTTGAAAACGGAGGGCCAGGACTGAAAAGGGAGGCGAGAGGGTTTGCAGGTGCTGTGACTCTCGGGGAGGTGAAAGAGGCTCTTGGGGAGCCAAAGGAGAGTGTTCTGTGTCAGGAGCATAAGGGAACCAAGAAAGGAGAACAGGGgtcaggagagggaggaggggcaAGTGGTTGGAGGGTGTTCCCCCCTGATGACATGCAACGAACACTGAAGGAGCTATCGCTGAAGGATGGAGACGCGCTGTTGGTGCTGGAGCCACAGTCCTTTGACTGCAG CATGTTCACTCTGAACGGAGACGTCGTCACTGTGACTACACCGTCTGACTGCCGCTGGCTCCAGGTAGAGTTTCGACCACTTgaaggagatggagatggagatggagagaaagaggaggagaggcggAAGATCAAGGTTCCTGCTACAGGAAACATG CTGCTATCAGAGGTGAAACAGAGGGCCATAGAAGAGCTTCAGCTACAGCCAG GTGCAGAGTACTGTCTGAGACAGGTGGACTGCACAGGGAAACTCCTCTCTCCAG TGTGTGAGGAAGTGAGTGTTCGGGATGCAGGGGTGCGACTCATGACCACGCTGACTCTGTGTCCGGGAAAAGCCCCCAAGGCATCACAG CTTTTCTTGCACTTCTCTGTGGGtgcagcgccctctgctggcatGGAGATGGACATAATTGTAGAGAATACCTGTACTGTCAAAGAG TGTCTGAAGGCAATGCTGGATGCTGTTGGACTTGATG gtacTTTTTGGCACTTGAGGAGGCTGGATTGGTGTGAGGAGGTTGGCGAGCCACTTATGGATGAG GAGGCTTCTCTGTCAGAAGTGAAGCTCAGCAATGGAGACACATTAGTCGTCACAGAAGGACAGCTGCCTCCGAAG gGCTTTCTCAAGCTGAATGTGTGGCTGTACCTGGATCCCAGAAACAACTCGGCAGATTCTAAACTCACCAACAATGGCCACGCTGAGGAAGAAATGCTGGAAGTTGCAACTCCAGGTGATTCACACTCATCTCTTCTGAAGAGTGTTGGAGAGGTTGAGATATCAGATGAGGCCACTCTTGAGGATCTGAAGACTCAG gTGTTGACTCTGTCTGCACTTCAGGATGTGTGTATACCAACCACTGGGTTCATGCGTGTGTGGCAGCTTGATGGACAGAGGCTGGCACGTATCCTCAGAGGGCAACAACAAACACTCAG GAAATTGAAGCTATCCAGTGGCGCAGACCTTTGTATACAACAGCTTCTAAAGGAAGAAGATCTTGG CTCTAAAGAAGTCTTGTTGAACATTAAAATGGGAGTACCAGGGGAGAGGTGTTACTACCCTCCAGAGGAGCTAGTTTGGGATGCATCCCGGGATTCTTCACCGCGCTGTCTACGCACATGTTTGGCTGCACACTACGGCCTCTCCCCCGACTCTCTGCTGCTGGCTAAATACCAGCCAGACAAACACACCTGGGAAGAAATCTCCAACTgg AGCCAGCAggtttcaaagaagaagaagaagaagaaggctgaATCATTACTTGGGGCCCCATTTCATCTCAAAGATGGCGACACAGTCGGCATTAAG AATCTACTGGTTGACAATAACAGAGACTTTGTCACCCTGGAGGACGAGCAGGGCCAGCAGATGCTCAGAGAGCAGGCAGAGGAACACAGGAAAGG aggagaggctgcaggCTCTGACAGTGCTGGATCACAGAAGAAGTGTGGGTCGACCAAATCCAGGAAACCAGAGGTGGCACTGTCAATCAATGTTGGGGTCTTCAGATAG
- the fabp7a gene encoding fatty acid binding protein 7, brain, a, giving the protein MVDAFCATWKLIESQNFDEYMKALGVGFATRQVGNVTKPTVVISQDGDKVVVKTLSTFKNTEISSKLGDEFDETTPDDRHVKTTFTMEGDNFVQVQKWDGKETKFVREIKDGKMVMTVSFEGVQAVRTYEKA; this is encoded by the exons ATGGTTGATGCTTTCTGCGCTACATGGAAACTGATCGAAAGCCAGAACTTTGATGAATATATGAAGGCACTAG GCGTTGGGTTTGCCACGAGACAGGTGGGCAATGTCACTAAACCAACCGTAGTGATCAGCCAGGATGGGGACAAAGTGGTGGTGAAAACCCTGAGCACCTTTAAGAACACCGAGATCTCCTCCAAACTGGGAGACGAGTTTGATGAGACCACACCTGATGACCGACATGTCAAA ACTACCTTCACCATGGAGGGAGACAACTTTGTGCAGGTTCAGAAGTGGGATGGCAAGGAGACCAAATTTGTCAGAGAGATCAAGGATGGCAAGATGGTGATG ACTGTGTCTTTTGAAGGAGTCCAGGCAGTCCGCACTTATGAAAAAGCCTAA